The proteins below are encoded in one region of Candidatus Eisenbacteria bacterium:
- a CDS encoding BatA domain-containing protein, with the protein MTFLSPFAWLAALAAAVPLLVHLFSRRKARREAFPTVRFLRQVHRQEVRRLRLREWLLLLLRTLAVLSLALAFARPALQGTRGAASRAPATVVALVDRSLSMRATGPKGARFEESRGRLRELAGLLEPGSESQIVAFDSHASGVFEDFTHDPARFRSAVQSLRPGYGGTDLGGALREGARWLSGRRGLHREFYVFSDMQAAGLDSSRAGSLAAALRGFDVYWVPVGSRDAANAAWTWAEATRLGEAGEVTGEVRNASDEPRRGALVEAVAGGRMVGAARVDLAARADTRVQVPVHGLNAGDLGVTLRFPHDALEDDDHVAVAFPSTRALRVALVGPDAQRIYVQAALQAAPGAFEIQDSPDGSGTVTADVWALLDPERVNAASLRAHLARGGGVLAALGPASVATHAVELALGDLSPGSVQGMEGDSTGRSFARLRVLDPGHAGFRGLAVRRGSELSSAKFLCVARIRPAAGATAPAEFGPDLPAMVERGHVLLFAGPLDATWNDFPLSPTFVPWLYQALEALASRTRPLSVEVGRRWVRPVPAEWKGLPLKLTDPDAREVPGELTQGGTELRSVPLERPGLYTLQAAGSAVEAVAGTLPDGEIDLRSLPPAALRNIAPQSVVVEGSLREAVLRRRFGRELWREFLLAALVLFLLETAVARMTVAPRE; encoded by the coding sequence ATGACCTTCCTGAGCCCGTTCGCGTGGCTGGCCGCGCTGGCGGCGGCGGTGCCGCTGCTGGTGCACCTGTTCAGCCGCCGCAAGGCGCGCCGCGAGGCGTTCCCCACGGTTCGTTTCCTGCGCCAGGTGCACCGGCAGGAAGTGCGCCGGCTCCGCCTGCGAGAGTGGCTGCTGCTGCTCCTGCGCACGCTGGCGGTGCTGAGCCTGGCGCTGGCGTTCGCCCGCCCGGCGCTGCAGGGCACGCGCGGCGCGGCCTCGCGCGCCCCGGCCACCGTGGTGGCCCTGGTGGATCGCAGCCTCAGCATGCGCGCCACGGGGCCGAAGGGCGCGCGCTTCGAGGAGTCGCGCGGGCGGCTGCGCGAGCTGGCGGGGTTGCTGGAGCCGGGCAGCGAGTCCCAGATCGTGGCCTTCGATTCCCACGCCAGCGGCGTCTTCGAGGACTTCACCCACGACCCCGCCCGCTTCCGCTCCGCGGTGCAGTCGCTGCGTCCCGGTTACGGCGGCACCGACCTGGGCGGGGCGCTGCGCGAGGGCGCGCGCTGGCTTTCCGGTCGTCGTGGCCTGCATCGCGAGTTCTACGTGTTCTCCGACATGCAGGCCGCGGGCCTGGACAGCTCCCGCGCCGGCTCGCTGGCGGCCGCACTCCGCGGGTTCGACGTGTACTGGGTGCCGGTGGGTTCGCGGGATGCCGCCAACGCGGCGTGGACGTGGGCCGAGGCCACGCGCCTGGGCGAGGCGGGAGAGGTCACCGGCGAGGTGCGCAACGCCTCCGACGAGCCGCGCCGCGGCGCGCTGGTGGAGGCGGTGGCCGGCGGCCGGATGGTGGGCGCGGCGCGCGTGGACCTGGCGGCCCGCGCCGACACCCGCGTGCAGGTGCCGGTGCACGGGCTCAACGCGGGAGACCTGGGCGTGACGCTGCGCTTTCCGCACGACGCACTCGAAGACGACGACCACGTGGCGGTGGCGTTCCCGTCCACCCGGGCGCTGCGCGTGGCGCTGGTGGGCCCCGACGCGCAGCGCATCTACGTGCAGGCGGCGCTGCAGGCGGCACCCGGCGCATTCGAAATCCAGGACAGCCCCGACGGCTCGGGTACGGTCACCGCGGACGTGTGGGCGCTGCTGGACCCCGAGCGGGTGAACGCGGCCTCGCTGCGCGCGCACCTGGCGCGCGGCGGCGGCGTGCTGGCCGCCCTCGGCCCGGCCTCGGTCGCCACGCACGCGGTGGAACTGGCACTGGGCGATCTCTCGCCGGGCAGCGTGCAGGGCATGGAGGGCGATTCCACCGGGCGCAGCTTCGCGCGCCTGCGCGTGCTGGACCCGGGACACGCGGGCTTCCGCGGGCTGGCCGTCCGGCGCGGCAGCGAGCTTTCGTCGGCGAAGTTCCTGTGCGTGGCGCGCATCCGCCCCGCCGCGGGCGCCACCGCGCCGGCCGAGTTCGGCCCCGATCTTCCCGCGATGGTCGAGCGCGGCCACGTGCTCCTGTTCGCCGGCCCGCTGGACGCGACCTGGAACGACTTTCCGCTGAGTCCCACGTTCGTGCCCTGGCTGTACCAGGCGCTGGAGGCGCTGGCATCGCGCACGCGCCCGCTCTCGGTGGAAGTGGGCCGGCGCTGGGTGCGCCCGGTGCCCGCCGAATGGAAGGGCCTGCCGCTCAAGCTGACCGATCCCGACGCCCGCGAGGTTCCCGGCGAGCTGACGCAGGGTGGCACCGAGTTGCGCAGCGTTCCGCTGGAGCGCCCCGGGCTGTACACGCTCCAGGCTGCGGGCAGCGCGGTGGAGGCGGTGGCCGGCACGCTGCCGGACGGCGAGATCGATCTGCGCTCTCTCCCGCCCGCGGCGCTCCGCAACATCGCCCCGCAGTCGGTGGTGGTGGAGGGGTCGCTGCGCGAGGCGGTGCTGCGCCGCCGGTTCGGCCGAGAGTTGTGGCGCGAGTTCCTGCTCGCCGCGCTGGTGCTCTTCCTGCTGGAGACCGCGGTCGCGCGCATGACCGTGGCGCCGCGCGAATGA